tatatatatatatatatatatgtgtgtgtgtgtgtgtgtgtgtgtgtgtgtgtgtgtgtatatatatatatatacatatatatatatatatatatatatatatatatatatatatatatatatacatatatatatatatatatatatatatatatatatatatatatatatatatatatatatatatatatatatatatatatatatatacatatatatatatatatatacatatatatatatatatatacgtatatatatatatatatgtatatgtatatatatatatatatatatatatatatatgtatatatatatatatatatatatatgtatatatatatatatatatatatatatatgtgtatatatatattatatatatatatgtgtatatatatatatatatatatatatatatgtgtatatatatatatatatatatatatatatatatatatatatataatatatatatatatatatatatatatatatatatatatatatatatatatatatacatatatatatatacacacacacacacacacacacacacacacacatatatatatatatatatatatatatatatatatatatacacatatatatatatatatatatatatatatatatatacacatatatatatatatatatatatacatatatatatatatatatatacatatatatatatatatatatacatatatatatatatatacatatatatatatatatatatatatatatatatatatatatatatatatatatatatatatatatatacatatatatatatatatatacatatatatatatatatatatatacatatatatacatatatatatatatatatatatatatatatatatatatatatatatatacatatatatatatatatatatatatatatatatatatatatatatatatatatatatatatatatatacatatacatatatacatatatatatatatatatatacatatatatatatatatatatatatataatatacatatatatacatatatatatatatatatatatatatatatatatatatatatatatatatatatatatatatatatatatatatatatatatatatatatatatatatatatatatatatatatatatatacatatatatatatatatatatatataatatatacatatatatatatatatatatatatatatatatacacatacatatatatatatatatatatatatatatatatacacatatatatatatatatatatatatatatatatatatatatatatatatgtatacatatatatatatatatatatatatatatatatatatatacatatatatatatatatatacatacatatatatatatatatatatatatatatatatatatatatatatacatacatacatatatatatatatatatatatatatatatatatatatatatatatatatatttatatatatatatatatatatatatatatatatatatatatatatatgtgtgtgtgtgtgtgtgtgtgtatatatatatatatacatatatatatatatatatatatatatatatatatatatatacatatatatatatatatatatacatatatatatatatatatacatatatatatatatatatatatatatatgtatatatatatatatatatatatatatatatatatatatgtatatgtatatatatatatatatatatatatatatatatatgtatatgtatatatatatatatatatatatatatatatatatatatatatatatatatatgtatatatatatatatatatatatatatatatatatatatatatatatatgtatatatatatatatatatatatatatatatatatatatatatatatatatatatttatatatatatatatatataaatatatatatatatatatatatatatatgtgtgtgtatatatatatattatatatatatatatatataatatatatatatatatatatatgtatatatatatatatatatatatatatatatacatatatatatatatatacatatatatatatatatatatacatatatatatatataatacatatatatatatatatatatatatatatatatatatatatatatatatatatatatatatatatatatatatgtatgaatgtatgtatagtatatatatatatatatatatatatatatatatatatatatatatatatatatatatatatatatatatatatgtatgtaagtatgtatatatataaatatatatatatatatatatatatatatatatatatatatatatatatatatatatatatatatatatatatatatatatatatatatatatatatatacatatatatatatatattatatatatatatatatacatatatatatatatacatatatatatatatacatatatatatatatatacatgtatatatatatatatacatgtatatatatatatatcatgtatatatatatatatatacatgtatatatatatatataaatacatatattatatatatatatatatataatatatatatatatacatatatatatatatatatatatatatatatatatatatatatatatatatatatatatatatatatatatatatatatttatatatatatatatatacatgtatatatatatatatatacatgtatatatatatatatatatatatatatatatattatatatatatatatactatataatatatatacatatatatatatatatatatatatatatatatatatatatatatatatatatatatatatatatatatatatatatatatatatatatatttatatatatatataatatatatatatagtatatatatataatatatatatatatatatatatatatatatatatatatatatatatatatatatatatatatatatatatataatatatatatatgtatatgtatataatatatatatatatatatatatatatatatatatatatatatatatatatatatgtatatatatatatatgtatatatatatatatatatatgtatatatatatatgtatatatatatatatatatatttatatatatatatatatatatatatatatatatatatatatatatatatatatatatatatatatatatatatattatatatatatatatgtatatattatatgtatatatatatatatatatatatatatatatatatatatatatatatatatatatatatatatatatatatatatatatatatatattatatatatatatatatgtattatgtatatatatatatatatatatatatatatatatatatatatataatatatatatatatatatatatatatatatatatatatatatatatatagtatatatatatatatatgtatttatatatatatatatatatatatgtatatatatatatatgtatatgtatatatatatatatatatatatatatatatatatatatatatatatatatatgtatatatatatatatatatatgtatatatatatatatatatatatatatatatatatattatatatatatgtatatatatatatatatatatatatgtgtatatatatatatatatgtatatatatatatatatatatatatatatatatagtatatatatatatatgtatatatatatatatatatatgtatatatatatatatatatatattatatatatatatatatatatatatatatatatatgtatatatatatgtatatatatatttatatatatatgtatatatatatatgtatatatatatatatatatatatatatatatgtatatatatatatatatatatatatatatatatatatatatatatatatatatatatatatatatatatatatatatatatatatagtatatatatatatatatatatatatatatatatatatatatatatatatatatatatatatatatatatatatatatattatatatatatatatatatatatatataatatatatatatatatgtatatatatatatatatatatatatatatatatatatatatatatatatatatatatatatatatatagtatatatatatatatatatatatttatatatatatatatatatatatatatatatattatatatatatatatatatatatattatatatatatatatatatatatatgtatatatatatatatattatatatatatatatatatatatatatatatatatatatatatattatatatatatatataatatatatatatatatatatatatatatatatatatatatatatatatatatatatatatatatgtatatatatactaaaccaCACAATTCACCCTCCCACCTCATCCATGCCCCATCGAACACTTAATAATGCATATGCATCTaatgatgatgttttaattGAAATTCAAACCCCACTCAATTAAATATCATATGTGTTTGTCAACCTTCATTTGTGAGTTGAAAGCGGTGATGAAAAGTGTATAAATAGCCTGCAACTATTCAATCATCTCCATTCTATACTCAACTCATACTCCACCTAAAAAGTAATGCCTATAAAGAGTTATCTAATTACGCACTGGCATGCCAATTTATATTATGATGTACATGCGATTTTGTTTAGATATTAAGAAATAGTTTCTTGCAATTTCACTTTACGCATCTATATTCCTACACTATTAACAATCAGTCTAATATTCACTAAATATCCTTTAGGAAACTAGTATTATCTTAGTTGGAATTTTCACCTTGTCGCTTAAATTATTAGAATCGATTCTAACTTAGTTTTTTTCCTCCCTCAATCTACCCtataatctttaaaaaaaaatcctctTCCTCTCCAACAACGGACTTGTAATGGTGCATAGGGGTGCAATGGGGCTCAATCCCAAAAAAGTGAATTAAAAAGACTTAGTTTTTAAACTAAAAAACATGATtccaaaatttaatatttaaggaAATTGTTTAGTATATAAAGAATATCATTGATTGAATTAAAACTTGATTAATTGTTAACTTAGAACATACCCATAATAACAAGAAATTGaaggaagaaagaaaaaaaataatcttttgAAAAAAACTAATTGCGCATGAGtgcaatttttttttgcaaccTTTTAGATAAGATTAGttaaatttgtttattatgtttgtttttatcaaatttctaataataataaatattggataagtattatttatttaatatttttttgtcatGTTATAgaccttaatttttattttgcattgccttttttttttgtcttgtcTTGATTTCCTTTTCTTAATTTGCAGATTTTTCTTAAGCTGAGAGACTCGTTGACTGCATATTCCTTATGAGTATGATTTGTCGTCTTCCATTCATTTCCAAACCATGAATAGTTTCTATGATAGGATATATTggtaataatgatgatgataaatgaataaaataacgacataccaaaaacaaaaatcaaaatcaaaaattaaaacaacaaattaattaattatgcgATGATAAAAAAAGTTTAAGTCTTTCCTTTGATGTGAATTAGCATTTGATCTTTTATCTCCCATATTCATCATATCTAATCAATTGTTGTTAAATCATAGGCTTGTGAAATAAAGTAAGTATAagtcttcaaaataaatttaataatctcATATTTATAATCTGATCTTGTAATTGAACTCAACTTTGATCCACcttaacaaatataattttacataaaatcAATATAGAcgcaaaatttaatttaaaatcgaCTTAAAATTTCTCACCAAAATCAACATAATAAGTCAAATAAACATTTAAAGATAAGTAATCGAAAATTGCACATATTCTTTAAGTATGGAAATGTTGTTACTCTGATCTAAGTGCCAACTAAAATTAGGGATCACGAAACAATTCAATAATATCTTTTACTTaacaaaacaatcaaaactcacaaattaatattatatactcacaaattaatattatatactttttcttttcatcactGCTCATACACATAAATAAAACGGCAAAATGGCTAGTGTTTTGAGAGACGTGTTTTAATATCTacttaaattattcttaatgcctatttatcgTATCTTTACTATTTACTCATAATATCTTAAATACTAACTTACATTATTTCTAATGCCTATctataatatttcaaaaatatatatattagatcgatccaattagagataatttttcAAAGAAACCAAAATCAATTCTATCTTATCACCTAATCTTGGTTGAAGTGAACTAATTCGTTACCTAAATACCAAAAATTAGACGTACATAaaacatgaattaaaaaatattagttttttcgttttatagTTGCATTGGTATTGACGTTGACACTATTACACCACATAAACCttcaattataaattaaaacataattatgtataattttatttaaattatttcaattcaaattattaatatttaatttttataattttttattttgtataattagatatattaatgGTGGTAAATATCAGTGACTCGGTGAGACGGTATAAAAAAGCAAATGCTGTAACTATATATTTTCTCCGTTTCAATTTAATTgcagtatttattttttacctagtccaatacactaattcaattcttaatatttttaattatatataataaaaaattataaaaatatcaataatattTGGGAttacgaatcaaataagatctcggTGATAATAATGAGTAAAAAGGTACCCAAAGTAAAAGAAACGAAATTGTAAAGTTGCAGCAATGTCTACCACTAAAGTTTACATAGTGTTAGCTTCCTCTCTCCTCTCCAATCTTTGTTCTGTtcttaattaatgtaaaattaacccAATCCCTAACAACTTATGTTATAATCCCTTTATTTCTTCTGTTTTTGTCCAGGTTTTACTCTTTATATGGGCATGTGGAAACTATGGCTAGAGAAGTTCACAGAGGAGCTGCTTCTGTTGATGGTGTTGAAGCTTCATTGTGGCAGGTAGGTGCTAATCAATTATCCTCGTTTTTTAgctttcaattttcttttttttaaattaagtaattatctAGAGGCAAAAATTTCTGTTGATTATATAATTGAGGGGtttcaattgaaaaattgaattgaGTTTGCATTCAATCTGACAATTAAAGGCCAAACCTATTTTTAATGTTATCTTCTGTGTGGGGAAGGGTGGATGCGTATGCCCCCCATATTCATACCCCTAAAATTTCATTCCTGCCACCTACACAACTCCCTAATCGGCTAGAATTTTCATACCCATACCTGCCCGTCTTAATAATCATTTAAACCCATCTCTAATTTGTTTATAccatacaatgtaataatgtaAGATTagtattcttaattttttgtcaatacttttataaaaaattagtacATTGTAGATATGATGCGGCCGGCTATGGGGTTGGCGAGTGGTTATGGGGCTGGCGATGTGGGTATGGGGCTGGTAAGCCCTATACCCACCGCCTATCCACTACCCATACTCACCCTCTACGGCTCTAACTACTAAAATTTTTACCCATACTCGCCCCAGCTAGGACGGATGTAGTGCGGAATGCGTATAATTACAACCACCTAAGCTCCCTACTTATGTGGTAAAGGTAGAGGTGGTTCATAAGAGAAATGGCATGTGTTCAATGCAGACTAGGTCGAGTAAGAGTTAGGAGATGTATTTGCTGGTTGCTGGTTGCTGGTTGGGTCATACAGGTCATGGGTAGCGCGTCAATTAATTATATGGCGGGTCATTGGTGGGCTTATTatcttaaaatcaattttacagCAAGCATAACATAACAAGTGAGACAAGCATTAATTCATATTTTGAATTCACACTCCTCATGAAATAGCCAAGAAATAGCCCCAAATGGACCATTATATGCTTTTTCAATTTGCGATAGGTGAGGAGATTAATAAATCATGTGACAATGAGATTAACACATAACTATATCTAATGGAAATGTTTTGGCCATTTGACCTCATTGAAAAATCATTAATTCGCTTTTGAATTTGAGATTAGCTCGAAATGGTCTTTAAGTAGCCCAAAACTGACCAACTTTTTCATTTAGTAATTCACAAGGTGATTAGTGAATTATGTAACAAGGAGACAAACATATAATACTTAAAGGAAATGTTTTGGCCATTTCACTGCAttggaaaataaaattgaacAACAAAGAAAAGGAAAACAGGAAGACCcaatcaaaacataaacataaagaAGGAAGAAAAACTATTACAATGCGCACCAATATTGAACTTTTAAATTCTAGAGAAAAAGAGTCCAAATTAGAATTATGGTTTGTCAGGTAGGTATTCAAGGTATGTTAAGTGAGTGTTTATCTTTATCTGTGTTTCTTAGCTTTCTTTTTTTATAACTTTGGGCCAACCCACAAAAATGATGTCTCAAAGAGACCTTCTCTCTCAACAATTTGAGACTTTGAATTAGTAGTAGCCATATGATTTTTTGGATCAACCCATTATTGACCTTTTTTGACACATTGTTTACCCTTTAATCAAAGCCTAATTATGACTCACCCCACTAAGACCTCGATTATTATAACTTAGCACCCATGACCAGATGGACCGACGTGTCCTATTAAGCACCTCTTGTGGTAAGGGATGCTCTCATTATAattacaattataattttttcgaTTTGTTTGCATATTGTAGCTCAATTTGTGTCCATTGCACTAATTGATTTGATGTCTATGCAAAATTTTTTGAGAAGAACAAATTGAAGTAAGGAATCCCACATATTCATTGTTTTCCAAGGATTACTTACTTAACGTTAACATACATGCATCTAACTCTATCCTATTTTAGATATTGAAACTTTTAAAATATGTTTGGATAATGTTTTAGTTGTTACAATCGCCACATTGCTCTTGTTGCTGTATCAATATTCCGTTACCGCGATGTTGGCCGTTACCGTATTTTGCACTATGGAAGAAGATGAGGAAGGAAGGGACGAGACGGGAAGGGAAAGGTAGGGGATGGGTAATTAGTGTGTTTTCCTTACAAATTATTCCATTGTTGGAAGGATTTGTTTTGTTCTAAATATGAAGGAGTTTCTCCTCCTATTTTCTTTCCCTCCAATTTCCATCCTTCCCCAATTggtattttgttcttaaaatctTTCATGAATGAGCAAAACGTATAGAAATAGATTGGCACTTCATTAGAGAAAAAGTTGTGGAAGGTTTATTACAATTATCCTTTCTTCCTACGAAAAATCAAATTGCTTATCTATTTACAAAATTTCTAGCCCCAGTACATTTAAACATTTACAAAAATTCCATGCACAAACTACGAAGCTTCCAAACAGGGTTGGACACATGGGATAAtctagttctaggcctacctagATTATTTCCCCAAgtcatttaaatattaattctaTCAATATCAAATTGTGTAACATATAGCACAAAAAACATTTTTACTGAGTTGCTTGTATTAGTATGCATTCAAGAATGAGTGTTCGGCCTATTCTATAGTAGTATCTTGGATTCGTCCTATCCGAGAAGGCCATATTTTGATAATTGACTAGCTTTCTATTGAATTGAGTGAAGGATTATTGTTATTCTACTCTGGTCAGAAGGTTTCTTAGAGATGTTAGGgtcatttttgatttttgtattgTGTTTCCAATAATTAGTAGCTGTTTGAATAGGTACCTGAGACACTTCCAGAAAGGGTATTGGAAAAGATGAAGGCTCCTTCAAAACCAAATGATGTAGAAGTAATTAAACCAGAACAATTGGTGGATGCAGATGGCTTACTTTTTGGGTTTCCTTCTCGATTTGGAATGATGCCTGCTCAATTTATAGCGTTTTTTGAAGCTACACATGAGTTATGGGCATCTCAATCACTTGCTGGTAAACCTGCCAGCATCTTTTGGAGCACTGGCTTCTATGGTGGAGGCCAAGAGAACTCTGCGTAAGTTTCCCTTGAAACTCTTAATTGATCCAGATAACATAAAGCCATTTTGTTTTCCTATTGATGTACTGCAGCATAGTTGATACAATTGGTCTTTACGTAATTGATACAACATTGTCGAATAGATCATTGATGCATCTTTACTTAATTATAGCTTCACAAGCCAATATTATGCTTACTGTCTTATGAGATCTAGTTCATTTACAACATGTTTATGTTGGTATGTATTAGTgggaataataatgaaaatataatgtaCTTTGGTTATGAAAACTAATTGACAAGGTTTAAGGCTATGTTACTCGAACTCTTCATTTGGCTTCACGTATCCGTGTCcaatccttgatgctcggacattggtatggcacttggaCACTTTATTTTaagcgtaaaattgaatatttagacgtatctgaCACTcggacacgtaccagtatcttACATCAGTAACTAAGTCCATGTAACATAGGTTTAAGGTCATGCTTGTCGTAGTCTAGTCATTTTTTTCTTCACTAATTCTATCTCATTCATTACTATTTGAAAAAGCAATATTATTTGGcaatgaaaattgtgaagaaaaaaacTTGTTTGAAGATGAGAGCTTCATACAATGCGAATGAGAAAGAAAATTTCATCAATTAGCACTAAAACC
The Amaranthus tricolor cultivar Red isolate AtriRed21 chromosome 11, ASM2621246v1, whole genome shotgun sequence DNA segment above includes these coding regions:
- the LOC130826863 gene encoding probable NAD(P)H dehydrogenase (quinone) FQR1-like 3; its protein translation is MSTTKVYIVFYSLYGHVETMAREVHRGAASVDGVEASLWQVPETLPERVLEKMKAPSKPNDVEVIKPEQLVDADGLLFGFPSRFGMMPAQFIAFFEATHELWASQSLAGKPASIFWSTGFYGGGQENSALTAVTQLSHHGMLYVPLGYTFGDGMFEMSEVKGGSSYGAGTFAGDGSRQPTELELRQAFYQGKYVAEIAKKLKN